Proteins co-encoded in one Fusarium fujikuroi IMI 58289 draft genome, chromosome FFUJ_chr06 genomic window:
- a CDS encoding related to ribosomal protein S7, translated as MSPRTSIWGACRALAIRSRPVAPRSAPFVQSLPRNRWYSSQGNDHPPKAIDNSQEAQNSQAGSEPKEEVSAAENGEVEVTSSTSSAEVIDDATLEQLFFGGRTQTSSVGGAEGGLTPAQEDVLYREGTIPSAEKAEALVAAAEKSELETTDSTEMQNPGHKFGLPKRPWPQGFNLKKRYHPVLEQITRLLMRDGKLSVAQRNMAIVMNYLRTAPPPIYSPKYPLLPGTPPASHLPLNPILYITVAVDSVAPLLKIRNVAGAGGGGRALELPVPLGVRQRRRVAFKWILDVINKKPSKGSGRKQFPYRIAEEIVAVVEGRSGVWEKRKQVHKLGTAARANVGSNKLKVKKKM; from the exons ATGTCTCCAAGAACGAGTATTTGGGGCGCATGCAGAGCTCTCGCAATTCGTTCGAGACCTGTCGCCCCTCGATCAGCCCCATTCGTCCAGTCTCTTCCGCGCAACAGATGGTATTCGAGCCAAGGAAACGATCATCCTCCGAAGGCAATTGATAACTCTCAAGAGGCTCAGAACTCCCAGGCTGGATCAGAACCGAAGGAGGAAGTGTCGGCAGCAGAAaatggagaggttgag GTGACTTCTTCGACGTCCAGTGCCGAAGTTATCGACGATGCAACGCTCGAACAATTATTTTTCGGTGGCCGTACACAAACCAGCTCAGTTGGAGGTGCTGAGGGTGGCCTGACACCGGCACAGGAGGATGTTCTTTACCGAGAGGGTACTATTCCTTCGGCCGAGAAGGCTGAAGCTCTCgttgcagcagcagagaagtCCGAGTTGGAGACTACGGACAGCACAGAGATGCAAAACCCAGGACACAAGTTTGGCCTCCCCAAGAGGCCGTGGCCGCAAGGGTTCAATCTGAAGAAACGTTACCACCCTGTCTTGGAGCAAATTACCCGACTCCTCATGAGGGATGGTAAGCTCAGTGTTGCTCAACGA AATATGGCCATTGTCATGAATTACCTCCGAACCGCACCACCTCCGATCTATAGCCCGAAATACCCTCTACTGCCCGGAACCCCCCCGGCCTCACATCTGCCTCTCAACCCAATCCTGTACATCACAGTTGCCGTGGACTCGGTAGCTCCTCTTCTCAAAATCCGCAACGTGGCCGGCgccggtggtggtggccgtGCACTTGAACTTCCGGTACCCCTGGGTGTGAGGCAGAGACGACGAGTAGCGTTCAAGTGGATTCTGGACgtgatcaacaagaagcctTCCAAGGGCAGTGGACGTAAGCAGTTCCCATACAGGATTGCTGAGGAGATCGTTGCAGTGGTTGAGGGGCGTTCGGGTGTGTGGGAAAAGCGAAAGCAGGTGCATAAGCTGGGTACAGCGGCACGAGCGAATGTTGGATCCAATaagctcaaggtcaagaagaagatgtag